One genomic window of Bartonella sp. HY038 includes the following:
- a CDS encoding tail protein X, whose product MNHYKIIQGKMLDHIWQQIYGNKSSYVETVVKANPDL is encoded by the coding sequence GTGAACCATTATAAAATTATTCAAGGCAAAATGCTTGACCATATTTGGCAACAAATCTATGGCAATAAAAGTAGTTATGTTGAAACCGTAGTAAAAGCAAATCCAGACCTTTAA
- a CDS encoding RNA methyltransferase — MNSKTPKDSHYARLRRQYRDSQNNGPKSNRPALSPENVPDGLVRLYGLHTVRAALANPRRKLKRLLLTQNAFARLEIAQEDLPIEPELVEPRAIDRLLGSDAVHQGAMLEALPLRPRALSALGNSELVVVLDQVTDPHNVGAIMRSAVAFNGGALITTARHSPIESGVLAKSASGALELIDHICIGNLATAIEQLHKAGFTTFGLDSEGPLSLEETFTGKKIALVLGAEGKGLRQKTRETVSYLARLDMPGEIKSLNVSNASAIALYAARNFLKAK; from the coding sequence ATGAACTCAAAAACTCCTAAAGATTCCCATTATGCCCGTTTGCGCCGTCAATATAGAGACAGCCAAAACAACGGCCCCAAATCAAATCGTCCGGCACTTTCACCTGAAAATGTGCCTGATGGACTCGTTCGCCTCTATGGTTTGCATACTGTGCGGGCAGCGTTGGCTAATCCTCGACGTAAGCTTAAGCGTCTTTTGCTAACCCAAAATGCTTTTGCACGGCTGGAAATTGCACAAGAGGATTTGCCGATTGAGCCAGAATTGGTTGAACCACGGGCGATAGATCGGTTGCTAGGATCTGATGCCGTGCATCAAGGTGCCATGCTTGAAGCTTTGCCATTACGTCCGCGTGCACTTTCTGCACTAGGTAATAGTGAGCTTGTCGTTGTATTAGATCAAGTGACTGATCCCCATAATGTCGGGGCAATTATGCGTTCGGCAGTGGCATTTAATGGCGGCGCGTTAATAACGACTGCACGTCATTCGCCAATAGAATCAGGCGTTTTAGCCAAGTCGGCATCTGGTGCCTTAGAGCTTATTGATCATATTTGTATAGGTAATCTTGCCACGGCAATTGAGCAATTGCATAAGGCTGGTTTTACGACCTTTGGGCTTGATTCTGAGGGACCGCTTTCGTTGGAAGAAACCTTTACAGGTAAAAAAATCGCCTTGGTCTTAGGTGCGGAAGGGAAGGGTTTGCGGCAAAAAACGCGTGAAACTGTATCCTATCTTGCGCGTCTTGATATGCCTGGTGAAATAAAATCGCTGAATGTTTCTAACGCGAGTGCCATTGCGCTTTATGCAGCACGTAATTTTTTAAAGGCTAAATAG
- a CDS encoding NAD kinase, translating to MPKFHFIAAETPNATKAAQALIKHYGQNSAEEATTIIVLGGDGTMLQVVRDFMNSQKPIYGMNRGSIGFLMNEYEIKNLPERVSVAHMEEIHPLEMIAESKLEGSVKALAINEVSLFRQSYQAAKIKISIDDQIRMEELICDGIMAATPAGSTAYNLSAQGPILPLLAPLIALTPVSPFRPRRWHGALLPNTATIRFDMLEQDKRPVNAAADNIEVKTVTSVTIYSAKNITARILFDPNHSWDERILSEQFKY from the coding sequence ATGCCAAAATTTCACTTTATTGCCGCAGAAACACCCAATGCTACAAAAGCAGCTCAAGCTCTTATCAAACACTATGGGCAAAATAGCGCGGAAGAAGCAACAACTATCATAGTCCTTGGTGGTGACGGCACGATGCTCCAGGTCGTGCGTGATTTTATGAATAGTCAAAAACCAATTTATGGTATGAATCGCGGTTCCATTGGTTTTTTAATGAATGAATATGAAATAAAAAACCTTCCTGAACGTGTTTCTGTTGCCCATATGGAAGAAATTCATCCATTAGAGATGATTGCAGAATCAAAACTTGAAGGAAGCGTCAAAGCCCTTGCTATCAATGAAGTGTCATTGTTTCGCCAGTCCTATCAGGCAGCAAAAATTAAAATCAGCATTGATGATCAGATCAGAATGGAAGAATTGATTTGCGATGGCATTATGGCAGCAACACCCGCCGGCTCCACCGCCTATAATCTGTCAGCACAGGGGCCTATTTTACCACTTTTGGCGCCACTTATTGCATTGACCCCGGTTAGCCCATTTCGCCCACGCCGTTGGCATGGTGCCCTTTTGCCGAACACAGCAACCATACGCTTTGATATGCTTGAGCAAGATAAAAGACCAGTTAATGCCGCAGCTGATAATATTGAAGTTAAAACCGTTACTAGCGTAACCATTTATTCGGCTAAAAATATCACTGCGCGTATATTATTTGACCCCAACCACTCATGGGATGAACGAATCCTATCAGAGCAATTCAAATATTAA
- a CDS encoding SDR family NAD(P)-dependent oxidoreductase, protein MEEPVMHKNPCALVIGVGVGTGYQAVKRFAAGGYDVAMIARNHGRLEKYEAEIEGAFGYPVDITNIEAFDHQLNEIIANHGLPQVVVFNAFQGVFGDFLEIDPMQLAMNFNTNVMAFLHVTRKLSPLMLELGHGVFIVTGNAAAIRGKSNFAGIAPTKAAQRILAESIARSLGPKGIHVAYVVIDAVIDVQWSMNRSNNDDYFIQPNDIAEELWHIAHQPRGAWSFNVELRPL, encoded by the coding sequence ATGGAAGAGCCAGTCATGCACAAAAATCCTTGCGCTTTAGTGATTGGTGTTGGTGTGGGGACTGGTTATCAAGCGGTGAAGCGTTTTGCTGCTGGCGGCTATGATGTTGCTATGATTGCGCGAAATCACGGCCGACTTGAAAAATACGAAGCTGAAATCGAAGGCGCTTTTGGATATCCAGTTGATATTACCAATATTGAAGCTTTTGATCATCAGCTCAATGAAATTATTGCAAATCATGGTTTGCCGCAAGTTGTTGTGTTTAATGCTTTCCAAGGGGTTTTTGGTGATTTTTTGGAAATCGACCCAATGCAACTCGCCATGAATTTTAACACTAACGTTATGGCGTTTTTGCATGTGACACGCAAATTATCGCCTTTAATGCTTGAGCTTGGCCATGGTGTTTTCATTGTAACAGGTAATGCTGCAGCTATTCGCGGTAAAAGTAATTTTGCGGGCATTGCTCCTACAAAAGCTGCGCAACGAATTTTAGCAGAATCAATTGCTCGCTCGCTTGGTCCAAAAGGTATTCATGTTGCTTATGTGGTTATTGATGCGGTAATTGATGTGCAATGGTCGATGAACCGAAGCAATAATGATGATTATTTTATTCAACCCAATGATATTGCTGAGGAATTATGGCATATCGCGCACCAACCGCGCGGGGCTTGGTCGTTTAATGTTGAATTGCGCCCCCTATAA